From one Alicyclobacillus acidocaldarius subsp. acidocaldarius Tc-4-1 genomic stretch:
- a CDS encoding aspartate-semialdehyde dehydrogenase, which produces MERKDRYHIAILGATGAVGRRMLSTLERRGVPVGEVRLLASPRSAGTRIPFRGEELTVQAVQPDSFDGVDIALFSAGASASEEWAPVAVERGAVVIDNSSAFRMHEDVPLVVPEVNPHALADHRGIIANPNCSTIQLVVVLHALRDFGLEHVTISTYQAVSGMGQRAIDALLEEVRRTEAGERDVTTVFPVVKQDRHVPMAFNVIPQCDIFLDNGYTKEEMKLVNESRKILELPSLRVTPTAVRVPVLYGHAESVAVRFRQPVTVAEVRERLANAENVVLVDDPASCAYPHPRMVEDRGETFVGRIRQDLEDPCTMLLFIVADNLLKGAAWNAVQIAEKLIEMAG; this is translated from the coding sequence ATGGAGAGAAAAGATCGGTATCACATCGCGATTCTCGGCGCAACGGGCGCGGTGGGCAGGCGGATGTTGTCCACGCTCGAACGCCGCGGCGTTCCGGTCGGAGAGGTACGACTTCTCGCTTCCCCTCGGTCGGCGGGGACACGCATCCCGTTCCGAGGCGAGGAACTCACCGTCCAGGCCGTCCAGCCTGACTCATTCGACGGCGTGGACATCGCCTTGTTCAGCGCCGGCGCGTCCGCGAGCGAAGAATGGGCACCAGTCGCCGTGGAGCGCGGCGCCGTCGTGATCGACAACTCGTCGGCGTTCCGGATGCATGAGGACGTGCCGCTCGTCGTGCCGGAGGTCAACCCGCACGCCCTCGCGGATCATCGCGGCATTATCGCGAATCCGAATTGCTCGACCATTCAATTGGTGGTGGTGCTGCATGCGCTGCGCGACTTTGGCCTCGAGCACGTGACCATCTCGACGTATCAGGCCGTGAGTGGCATGGGTCAGCGGGCGATTGACGCCCTCTTAGAGGAGGTCCGGCGGACGGAAGCCGGTGAGCGCGATGTGACCACGGTGTTCCCGGTGGTCAAACAGGACCGGCACGTGCCCATGGCGTTTAACGTTATTCCGCAGTGCGACATCTTCCTCGACAACGGCTACACCAAGGAGGAAATGAAGCTCGTCAACGAGTCGAGAAAGATCCTGGAGCTCCCATCGCTGCGCGTCACCCCTACAGCGGTACGCGTGCCCGTCCTGTACGGTCATGCCGAGTCGGTCGCGGTGCGCTTTCGCCAACCGGTTACCGTCGCAGAGGTCCGCGAGCGCCTCGCAAACGCCGAAAACGTCGTGTTGGTCGACGATCCGGCGTCCTGCGCCTATCCGCACCCTCGGATGGTGGAGGATCGCGGGGAGACGTTCGTCGGCCGTATTCGCCAGGATTTAGAAGATCCGTGCACGATGCTCCTTTTCATCGTCGCCGACAACTTGCTAAAAGGCGCGGCGTGGAACGCGGTGCAGATAGCTGAGAAACTCATCGAGATGGCGGGTTGA
- a CDS encoding class I SAM-dependent rRNA methyltransferase — MTERRDGLLPTRLVLRRDRRRRLEQGHPWIYRSEVERVEGPLAPGDLVDIVNHQGVFLARGYANPQSQIFARVLTYRQGEPIDVDFSSGAFNRRWSTAAGFHPQALSYGRAVYGEADFVPGLVVDRFGEVLVAQVLTAGMERLFAQALEALVEVYKPVGILARNDVSVRALEGLPLVVETVYGEVPDVVDVIDNGLTFAVDLREGQKTGYFWDQSENRAAIRPLMTGWTARRALFGEAPGHVDGAHVLDCFCHTGAFAVHALHYGAAHVTAVDISADAVELARHNAQRNGVWDRIDFAVANAFDYLREQDARGARYDVVILDPPAFAKSRHSVDSAARGYKEINLRAMRILREGGFLVTASCSYHMSPERFRETVLEAAVDAHKVLRVVRDARAASDHPQIAGAPEQHYLKFLIYEVRSRR; from the coding sequence ATGACAGAGAGGAGAGACGGGCTGTTGCCAACGCGCCTCGTCCTGCGCCGCGATCGAAGGCGGCGCTTGGAACAAGGTCATCCCTGGATTTATCGCTCGGAGGTGGAGCGGGTGGAAGGCCCGCTCGCTCCGGGCGATCTCGTCGACATCGTGAATCACCAAGGCGTCTTTTTGGCCCGCGGCTACGCGAATCCCCAGTCGCAGATCTTTGCGCGCGTCCTGACCTATCGGCAAGGCGAGCCCATCGACGTCGATTTTTCATCCGGCGCTTTCAACAGGCGCTGGAGTACCGCCGCAGGTTTTCACCCGCAGGCGCTCTCCTATGGACGCGCCGTGTACGGCGAGGCAGATTTTGTGCCTGGACTTGTCGTGGATCGGTTCGGAGAGGTGCTCGTCGCCCAGGTGCTGACTGCGGGCATGGAGCGGCTGTTTGCGCAGGCGCTTGAAGCGCTTGTCGAAGTGTACAAGCCCGTCGGGATCCTGGCGCGAAACGACGTGTCCGTGCGAGCACTGGAGGGGCTGCCTCTGGTGGTGGAGACGGTGTACGGCGAGGTCCCCGACGTGGTCGACGTGATCGACAACGGGCTCACATTCGCAGTGGATCTGCGCGAAGGCCAAAAGACAGGGTATTTTTGGGATCAGTCGGAGAACCGGGCGGCGATTCGACCGCTCATGACGGGCTGGACGGCGCGGCGCGCGCTGTTCGGCGAAGCTCCGGGGCATGTGGACGGCGCCCATGTGCTCGACTGTTTCTGCCATACGGGGGCGTTCGCCGTGCATGCGCTGCACTACGGTGCGGCACACGTCACAGCGGTGGACATCTCTGCGGACGCCGTGGAGCTCGCGCGGCACAACGCTCAACGAAACGGCGTGTGGGATCGGATAGACTTCGCCGTGGCCAACGCGTTCGATTACCTGCGCGAACAGGATGCGCGCGGCGCGCGTTACGACGTGGTCATCCTGGATCCGCCGGCTTTTGCGAAGTCGCGGCACTCCGTCGATAGCGCGGCGAGAGGCTACAAGGAGATCAACCTCCGCGCCATGCGCATCCTGCGGGAGGGCGGCTTCCTCGTCACGGCGAGCTGTTCCTACCACATGTCGCCCGAGCGGTTTCGGGAGACCGTCCTGGAGGCGGCTGTCGATGCCCACAAGGTGCTGCGGGTCGTGCGCGACGCGCGCGCCGCAAGCGATCACCCCCAAATCGCCGGTGCCCCAGAACAGCACTACCTGAAGTTTCTCATCTACGAGGTGCGCAGTCGGCGGTGA
- a CDS encoding acyl-CoA dehydrogenase family protein: protein MRRTVDVTQEFHLGFEDALTPERRSDEHDLIEETARSFVGRDVLPRMEALESGDVAVLKALYRKAGELGLIGVDLPEKYGGLELDLLSSLLVSETLGETAGFGVSINIHSGVALHPILYFGDEAQRSSYLPRLAAGEVIASYALTEPDAGSDALHGKTSARLDEARKCYVLSGQKQWISNARVAGVFVVFAQLAGRGMTAFVVDRDRPGVSVGKEENKVGIHASPTASLILDDVEVPASALLGARGHGHRIALSVLNLARHKMALYALGQTRRAIRIAAAYAKERRQFGVPIASFGMIREKLGYMAARYFVARSAAYRTAGELAPGKKRALDLAFRSDLEPEEKVRSVASALSSCIAACSLNKVLATEVQAFVIDEAVQIHGGYGYMEDYEIARMYRDARITRIFEGTNEINRLAIVRDLISSRAREASACSSSAASPGGSASLAAALPAGRLRATLEGAEQVLRAMKKGFDTVVEAAVAREGARLVDEQPLVRRLADAHMWMYALESALVRVALAADGRGVARDLGAEFAAVAWADAVRHGVTPLLEAARHVGVKLDGLDYPDEIGQLQAIAEYVLDKVR, encoded by the coding sequence ATGCGTCGCACGGTGGATGTCACCCAGGAATTTCACCTAGGTTTCGAAGACGCGCTCACGCCGGAGCGCCGAAGCGACGAGCATGATCTCATCGAGGAAACGGCCCGATCCTTCGTGGGACGAGATGTGCTTCCGCGCATGGAGGCGCTCGAGTCTGGCGACGTCGCTGTCCTGAAAGCGCTTTATCGGAAGGCCGGGGAATTGGGCCTCATCGGAGTGGATCTGCCGGAAAAGTACGGCGGGCTGGAATTGGATCTTCTCTCGTCCCTGTTGGTCTCGGAGACGCTGGGGGAAACGGCAGGATTCGGCGTGTCCATCAACATTCACAGCGGGGTTGCGCTTCACCCAATTCTCTATTTTGGCGATGAAGCGCAGCGTTCTTCCTATCTGCCGCGGCTCGCTGCGGGCGAAGTCATCGCGTCGTACGCGCTCACGGAACCGGATGCGGGGTCCGACGCGCTCCACGGCAAGACCAGCGCCCGCTTGGACGAAGCTCGTAAATGCTATGTTCTCTCTGGGCAAAAACAGTGGATCTCGAACGCGCGCGTGGCCGGCGTGTTTGTGGTGTTCGCGCAGCTTGCCGGCCGTGGCATGACCGCCTTCGTGGTGGATCGAGATCGACCTGGTGTGTCCGTCGGCAAGGAGGAGAACAAGGTGGGCATTCACGCGAGCCCGACGGCCTCCCTGATCCTCGACGACGTGGAGGTTCCGGCGTCGGCCCTGCTCGGCGCGCGTGGTCATGGACACCGGATTGCCCTTTCCGTTCTCAATCTCGCAAGGCACAAGATGGCGCTCTACGCACTGGGGCAAACGAGGCGAGCCATCCGGATTGCCGCGGCGTACGCCAAGGAGCGCCGCCAGTTCGGCGTACCCATCGCGTCGTTCGGCATGATCCGGGAAAAGCTCGGCTACATGGCGGCGCGGTACTTTGTGGCGCGGAGCGCGGCCTATCGAACGGCGGGGGAACTTGCCCCAGGCAAGAAGCGGGCGCTGGACCTCGCGTTCCGGTCGGACCTCGAGCCGGAGGAGAAGGTGCGCAGCGTGGCTTCGGCTCTGTCGTCGTGTATCGCCGCGTGTTCGCTGAACAAGGTGCTTGCCACGGAGGTTCAGGCGTTCGTCATCGACGAGGCGGTGCAGATTCACGGCGGATACGGCTACATGGAGGACTACGAAATTGCGCGGATGTACCGAGACGCGCGGATCACGCGCATTTTCGAAGGGACAAACGAGATCAACCGGCTGGCGATTGTGCGGGACCTGATTTCGTCTCGCGCTCGGGAAGCGAGCGCTTGTTCATCAAGCGCCGCATCGCCTGGTGGATCGGCTTCCTTAGCCGCAGCTCTCCCTGCAGGCCGTCTTCGCGCGACCCTCGAGGGCGCGGAACAGGTGCTTCGGGCCATGAAGAAGGGCTTTGATACTGTCGTCGAGGCGGCAGTCGCCCGTGAGGGCGCGAGACTCGTGGATGAGCAGCCCCTCGTGCGTCGGCTCGCGGATGCCCACATGTGGATGTACGCGTTGGAGTCCGCGCTCGTGCGGGTGGCATTGGCCGCCGACGGGCGAGGTGTCGCGCGCGATCTCGGCGCGGAGTTCGCCGCCGTCGCCTGGGCGGACGCGGTTCGCCATGGTGTCACACCGCTCCTCGAGGCCGCTCGCCACGTCGGCGTGAAGCTTGATGGCTTGGACTACCCGGACGAGATCGGCCAACTTCAGGCCATCGCAGAGTACGTATTGGATAAGGTGAGGTGA
- the dpsA gene encoding dipicolinate synthase subunit DpsA, which yields MAHANGEVTSMLTGKHLVFVGGDRRQLEVIAQITDNDASATLIGFSELGRTFADTTFAEPSEAVFAQADALVLPVAGMEDDGRVDTAFAPQPVELKESHFQAMRPGTFVFTGIAHRVLTEWCERYSLRLVKLMELDDVAILNSIPTAEGAIAIAMQETDITLHGAKTVVLGFGRCGQTLAHKLHAMGAVVHVCASDPRDLARIHEQSLTPVPLKHIEHAVHDADIVFNTIPAMVLPAAVLKRMRREAVIIDIASKPGGTDFRYAERRGIKAILTPSLPGLVAPRTAGRIIAASITRMLADDDEPEFEEEELWI from the coding sequence ATGGCGCATGCCAATGGCGAGGTGACCTCGATGCTCACTGGGAAACACCTGGTCTTCGTCGGCGGTGACAGGCGTCAGTTGGAAGTCATCGCGCAGATCACCGACAACGACGCGAGCGCCACGCTCATCGGCTTCTCGGAACTCGGGCGGACGTTTGCCGACACGACATTTGCCGAGCCGAGTGAGGCGGTGTTTGCGCAGGCGGACGCGCTCGTGCTGCCCGTCGCGGGCATGGAGGACGACGGGCGCGTCGATACCGCTTTCGCGCCGCAGCCCGTGGAATTGAAAGAGTCCCATTTTCAGGCCATGCGGCCCGGCACCTTCGTCTTCACGGGCATCGCGCATCGCGTGCTCACGGAGTGGTGCGAACGATACTCGCTCCGCCTGGTGAAGTTGATGGAGCTCGACGACGTGGCGATTTTGAATTCGATTCCCACTGCCGAAGGGGCCATTGCCATCGCGATGCAAGAGACAGACATCACGCTGCACGGCGCCAAGACCGTCGTTCTCGGCTTCGGGCGGTGTGGCCAAACCCTCGCGCACAAGTTGCACGCCATGGGGGCCGTCGTCCACGTGTGCGCGTCGGACCCGCGCGATCTCGCCCGGATCCACGAGCAGTCGCTCACCCCTGTACCCCTGAAACACATTGAGCATGCCGTGCACGACGCGGATATCGTGTTCAACACCATTCCAGCCATGGTGCTGCCGGCGGCCGTGCTCAAGCGAATGCGGCGGGAAGCGGTGATCATCGATATCGCGTCCAAGCCCGGCGGCACGGACTTTCGGTACGCCGAGCGGCGAGGCATCAAGGCCATTCTCACGCCGAGTCTGCCGGGACTTGTCGCGCCGCGGACGGCCGGGCGGATCATCGCGGCATCCATCACGCGCATGTTGGCAGACGACGACGAGCCGGAGTTCGAGGAGGAAGAGCTATGGATCTGA
- a CDS encoding dipicolinate synthase subunit B encodes MDLSGKTIGFGVTGSHCTYEEIFPEVKRLCDLGARVIPVFSHHVMHTDTRFGKAGEWARKIEEVTGNQAITTIPEAEPLGPSKALDAFVIAPCTASTLSRFAHANTDSPVLMAAKATLRNGRPVVVAISTNDGLGLSLYNIATLMNAKNIYFVPFGQDAPHVKMNSLVALMRLIPDTVAAALEGRQLQPVLIERWREDRP; translated from the coding sequence ATGGATCTGAGCGGAAAGACTATCGGCTTTGGCGTGACCGGGAGTCATTGCACTTACGAAGAGATATTCCCAGAAGTCAAGCGTCTGTGCGATCTCGGCGCGCGCGTCATTCCTGTATTTTCCCACCACGTGATGCACACCGATACGAGGTTTGGCAAGGCGGGAGAGTGGGCTCGGAAAATTGAAGAAGTCACGGGCAACCAGGCCATCACCACGATTCCGGAGGCCGAGCCTCTCGGGCCGTCCAAGGCGCTCGACGCCTTCGTCATCGCGCCTTGCACGGCCAGCACCTTGAGCAGGTTCGCGCATGCCAACACCGACTCCCCGGTCCTGATGGCGGCCAAGGCCACCCTGCGCAACGGCCGGCCTGTCGTGGTTGCCATCTCCACCAATGATGGGCTAGGCTTGAGCTTGTACAACATCGCGACGCTCATGAACGCGAAGAACATCTATTTTGTGCCGTTTGGCCAGGATGCGCCGCATGTTAAAATGAACTCGCTTGTTGCGCTCATGCGGTTGATTCCTGATACCGTCGCGGCTGCGCTCGAAGGGCGCCAACTCCAGCCGGTGCTCATCGAACGCTGGCGCGAAGATAGGCCTTGA
- a CDS encoding NAD(P)-dependent oxidoreductase, whose product MEKPVVGFLGLGKMGLPMSLNLVRGGYEVYGYDVVERSRGAFAQEGGKACESALDVVRAADVLCASLPGPAEVTQVFGELVSQEGRAGQLVIDFSTVSPQVNHQVAEALANRGIDYLGAPVSGGVERAVDGSLTVMVGGAKAAFDRAKPLLDLIGQNVFHISEDVGAGSVVKLVNNYFIGYYTLAVAEALTLAGEMGMDLEQLFSILNVSYGQSRIYERNWKLFISKDFYEPGFTTRLLIKDLHLAKDMAAAKGLELPMTEVLIDMYERAAERGYADLDMAAMYRYIQDVKNEQRA is encoded by the coding sequence ATGGAAAAACCGGTGGTTGGATTTTTGGGGCTCGGCAAGATGGGCCTGCCCATGAGCCTGAATTTGGTGCGCGGCGGGTATGAGGTGTACGGCTATGACGTCGTGGAGCGATCTCGAGGCGCGTTCGCGCAAGAGGGCGGCAAAGCGTGTGAATCCGCTCTCGACGTGGTGCGCGCGGCGGACGTGTTGTGCGCGAGCCTGCCAGGGCCCGCAGAAGTGACCCAGGTGTTCGGCGAACTCGTGAGCCAGGAGGGGCGCGCGGGGCAGCTTGTGATTGACTTCAGCACCGTGTCGCCTCAGGTGAATCATCAGGTCGCCGAGGCGCTCGCCAACCGCGGCATCGACTATCTCGGCGCCCCGGTCTCGGGCGGCGTCGAACGAGCGGTGGATGGGTCGCTCACCGTCATGGTGGGTGGGGCAAAGGCGGCCTTTGACCGCGCGAAGCCGCTGCTCGACCTCATCGGCCAAAACGTGTTTCACATCAGCGAGGACGTCGGCGCCGGATCGGTGGTGAAGCTGGTCAACAATTACTTCATTGGATATTACACACTTGCGGTGGCCGAGGCGCTCACGCTCGCAGGCGAGATGGGGATGGATCTGGAGCAGTTGTTTTCCATCCTCAACGTGAGCTACGGCCAGAGCCGAATCTACGAGCGCAACTGGAAATTGTTCATTTCGAAGGATTTCTACGAACCCGGTTTTACCACGAGGCTTCTCATTAAAGACCTGCACCTCGCCAAGGACATGGCCGCGGCCAAAGGACTCGAGTTGCCGATGACCGAGGTGCTGATTGACATGTACGAAAGGGCGGCGGAACGCGGATACGCGGATCTCGACATGGCCGCCATGTACCGCTACATCCAGGATGTCAAAAACGAGCAACGGGCGTGA
- the dut gene encoding dUTP diphosphatase, whose product MEVKVQIVSPLLTPDDLPQYATEGSAGMDLRACLEAPRVVRPGEIVPVPTGLAIQLPRRDAVALVYARSGLAAKHGIALANGVGVIDSDYTGEIVVPLHHLGAQEFVLQPKERIAQLVIAPIYVARLVAVDHLGATARGAGGFGSTGRV is encoded by the coding sequence ATGGAGGTCAAAGTCCAAATCGTGTCGCCCCTCCTCACCCCTGACGATCTCCCTCAGTACGCCACGGAGGGCTCCGCTGGGATGGATTTGCGCGCTTGCCTGGAAGCACCCCGGGTCGTGCGGCCGGGCGAGATTGTACCCGTGCCAACGGGCCTCGCCATTCAACTGCCGCGACGGGACGCGGTCGCCCTCGTATACGCGCGAAGTGGGCTCGCAGCCAAACACGGCATCGCGCTCGCGAATGGCGTCGGGGTCATCGACAGTGACTATACGGGCGAGATCGTCGTTCCGCTTCACCACCTCGGCGCGCAGGAGTTTGTCCTGCAACCGAAGGAGCGCATCGCTCAGCTCGTCATTGCGCCCATCTATGTGGCGCGCCTTGTGGCGGTCGACCATCTCGGCGCCACGGCGCGCGGCGCTGGCGGATTTGGATCGACGGGGCGGGTGTGA
- a CDS encoding M16 family metallopeptidase yields MTYRTTLRNGIRVVGEEMSSIRSVSLGIWVETGSRYESQSENGISHFLEHMFFKGTSRHSAKELAHLFDDLGGQVNAFTAKEFTCFYARVLDEHFSIALETLAEMLTDSRFAPEEMEKEKRVVIEEIRMYEDTPDELVMDLIARGVYGEHPLGYAILGRDENLLRFSREDLVRYVNRHYRPERMVVSVAGHVPEDVVIREVERVFGGLSKGADGAPALVPPPFHKTVTTEDKDIEQVHICLAAPGYPAGSRELYPLLLLNNVLGGTQSSRLFQEIREERGMAYSVYSFHTGYRDAGMFGIYVGTSPETAEEVLALVQQVTARMWQEPISRDELEKAKRQVKGALMLGLESSGSRMSRLAKKEILLGREVPLEETLAGIDAVAPEDIQRVAEDVLSHGFALAAVGPLAEFAFDRAAKVCVSS; encoded by the coding sequence TTGACATACCGAACCACATTGAGAAACGGGATTCGCGTGGTGGGGGAAGAGATGTCCTCCATCCGCTCGGTGAGCTTGGGGATCTGGGTGGAAACCGGATCTCGCTATGAATCCCAGAGCGAGAACGGCATCAGCCACTTTCTTGAACATATGTTTTTCAAAGGGACGTCGCGCCACTCCGCCAAGGAATTGGCGCATTTGTTTGACGATCTCGGCGGCCAGGTGAACGCGTTCACCGCGAAGGAGTTCACGTGCTTTTACGCGCGCGTGCTCGATGAGCATTTCTCCATTGCGCTCGAAACCCTGGCCGAGATGCTCACGGATTCGCGCTTCGCGCCTGAAGAGATGGAAAAGGAAAAGCGCGTCGTGATCGAGGAGATCCGCATGTACGAGGACACGCCGGACGAGCTCGTCATGGATCTGATTGCGCGCGGCGTCTATGGGGAGCATCCGCTGGGGTACGCCATTCTCGGCCGTGACGAAAATCTGCTCCGGTTTTCGCGGGAGGACCTCGTCCGGTACGTGAACCGGCACTACCGGCCGGAGCGCATGGTGGTTTCGGTCGCGGGGCATGTCCCCGAGGATGTGGTGATTCGCGAAGTGGAGCGCGTCTTTGGCGGGTTGAGCAAAGGCGCGGATGGCGCCCCGGCGTTAGTCCCCCCGCCTTTCCACAAGACCGTGACAACCGAAGATAAGGACATCGAGCAGGTGCACATCTGTTTGGCGGCGCCGGGGTATCCGGCCGGATCGCGCGAATTGTACCCACTGCTTCTGTTGAACAACGTGCTCGGAGGTACGCAATCCTCCCGCTTGTTTCAGGAAATTCGGGAGGAGCGCGGGATGGCCTACTCTGTGTACTCCTTTCACACGGGCTACCGCGATGCGGGCATGTTCGGCATTTACGTGGGCACCTCGCCAGAGACGGCCGAGGAGGTCCTGGCGCTCGTTCAACAGGTCACGGCGCGCATGTGGCAAGAGCCCATTTCTCGCGACGAGCTCGAAAAAGCCAAGCGACAGGTGAAAGGGGCGCTCATGCTTGGGCTCGAGAGCTCAGGGAGCCGGATGAGCCGGCTGGCGAAAAAGGAGATTCTGCTCGGCCGCGAGGTCCCGCTCGAGGAGACCCTCGCGGGCATTGATGCGGTTGCGCCCGAGGACATCCAGCGCGTTGCCGAGGACGTCTTGAGCCACGGGTTCGCGCTCGCGGCTGTTGGGCCGCTCGCCGAGTTCGCGTTCGATCGCGCCGCAAAGGTGTGTGTATCGTCATGA
- the dapA gene encoding 4-hydroxy-tetrahydrodipicolinate synthase: MDFGSLITAMVTPFDATGALDEGRLRRLVDHLIDTGTTAVVVCGTTGESPTLSHSEKLRLFDATLRAVDGRIPVIAGTGTNSTKDSIELTLEAARLGVQAVMLVTPYYNRPSQEGLYMHFANIAESTTLPVMLYNVPGRTGVNLQPQTALQLAAIPNIVALKEASGDFSQILRIAAEKPDDFLLYSGDDKFTLPMLAIGAAGVVSVAGHVVGRQIRTMMDLFWQGQVDEAAYWSARLLPIFEAMFMEASPAPVKEALSLIGIDVGSVRSPLVPASKALRDHLYTLLNALGVIEASA; encoded by the coding sequence ATGGATTTTGGAAGTCTGATCACGGCAATGGTCACGCCCTTCGATGCCACGGGTGCGCTCGACGAGGGGCGGCTGCGGCGGCTTGTGGATCATCTGATTGACACGGGCACGACCGCGGTCGTCGTGTGCGGGACGACAGGCGAATCGCCGACTCTGAGCCACTCGGAAAAGCTGCGCCTGTTCGATGCCACCCTTCGGGCGGTGGACGGCCGGATTCCGGTGATTGCCGGCACGGGCACCAACTCCACCAAGGATTCCATTGAGCTCACGCTCGAGGCCGCCCGTCTCGGCGTGCAGGCTGTCATGCTCGTGACTCCGTATTACAACCGCCCGTCCCAGGAAGGGCTGTACATGCACTTCGCCAACATCGCGGAATCGACCACCTTGCCCGTGATGTTGTACAACGTGCCGGGGCGCACGGGGGTCAATCTGCAGCCGCAGACCGCGCTTCAGCTGGCGGCCATCCCGAACATTGTCGCGCTCAAGGAGGCGAGCGGCGATTTTTCGCAGATCCTCCGCATTGCAGCCGAAAAGCCAGATGACTTTCTTCTCTACAGCGGGGACGACAAGTTCACGCTGCCCATGCTCGCCATTGGCGCCGCGGGCGTCGTGAGCGTCGCGGGCCACGTCGTCGGCCGGCAGATCCGCACGATGATGGATCTGTTCTGGCAAGGGCAGGTGGACGAGGCGGCCTACTGGAGTGCACGGCTGTTGCCCATCTTTGAAGCCATGTTTATGGAGGCGAGCCCGGCGCCGGTGAAGGAGGCGCTTTCCCTGATCGGCATCGACGTGGGATCCGTCCGCTCGCCGCTTGTGCCGGCCTCGAAGGCGCTCCGCGATCACCTGTATACGCTTCTGAACGCGCTCGGGGTCATTGAGGCAAGCGCATGA
- the dapG gene encoding aspartate kinase, with the protein MKIVVQKFGGTSVATPETRRAAYRHVERALDEGYAVAVVVSAMGRRGDPYATDTLLSLLDSGDGAGHEPDPRDRDLLMSCGEIISAVVFAHELRSRGHRVRVFTGAQAGIVTSDDFGNARILDVRTDGLRAALEAGEIAVVTGFQGCTESGDVTTLGRGGSDTTATALGVALGAEVVDIFTDVSGIMTADPRIVEDARQLRQVTYTEICNMAYQGAKVIHPRAVELAMQGNVPIRVRSTLSDDPGTLVTQAAAHLEHGRVMDRYVTGIAHTPNVTQIRVRGEGIGASSIFRLMAEHRISVDFISVTPSEVAFTVPDALADAAVHHLSQLGYRVETRPGCAKVSAVGAGMMGVPGVMARIVDALAEAGIEILQSADSHTTIWVLVDGSQMEDAVRALHRAFQLSGT; encoded by the coding sequence GTGAAGATTGTGGTGCAGAAGTTTGGGGGCACGTCCGTGGCGACACCGGAGACAAGGCGCGCGGCGTACCGCCACGTCGAGCGCGCCTTGGACGAGGGGTATGCGGTCGCCGTGGTGGTCTCCGCCATGGGGCGGCGCGGAGACCCATATGCGACAGACACGCTTCTCAGCCTGTTGGATTCGGGGGATGGGGCAGGCCACGAGCCCGACCCGCGGGATCGCGACCTCCTGATGAGCTGCGGCGAGATTATCTCGGCGGTGGTCTTTGCGCACGAGCTTCGCAGTCGGGGCCACCGGGTGCGCGTCTTCACCGGAGCGCAGGCTGGGATTGTCACCTCGGACGACTTTGGCAATGCGCGCATCCTGGACGTGCGCACGGATGGGCTGCGGGCCGCGCTCGAAGCGGGTGAAATCGCAGTCGTGACGGGATTCCAGGGCTGCACGGAGTCCGGCGACGTGACCACGCTCGGGCGAGGTGGGAGCGACACGACGGCCACCGCCCTCGGCGTGGCGCTCGGGGCGGAAGTGGTCGACATCTTCACCGACGTCTCCGGGATCATGACCGCGGATCCCCGCATCGTGGAGGACGCGCGCCAGCTGCGCCAGGTGACGTATACTGAGATCTGTAACATGGCCTACCAGGGGGCGAAGGTGATTCACCCGCGGGCCGTGGAGCTCGCGATGCAGGGCAACGTGCCCATCCGGGTGCGAAGCACCCTGTCGGACGATCCCGGCACGCTCGTGACGCAGGCCGCAGCGCATTTGGAGCACGGCCGCGTGATGGATCGCTACGTCACCGGGATTGCGCATACGCCGAACGTCACGCAGATTCGCGTACGGGGCGAGGGCATCGGGGCGTCGTCCATCTTTCGCCTGATGGCGGAACACCGCATCTCAGTGGACTTCATCTCGGTGACGCCCTCGGAGGTGGCGTTCACCGTACCGGACGCGCTCGCCGATGCGGCTGTCCACCACCTGTCTCAGCTCGGCTACCGAGTCGAGACGCGGCCCGGATGTGCGAAGGTATCGGCCGTTGGCGCGGGCATGATGGGCGTTCCTGGCGTGATGGCTCGAATTGTGGACGCGCTGGCGGAGGCCGGGATCGAGATCTTGCAGTCCGCGGATTCGCACACGACCATCTGGGTGCTGGTCGATGGAAGTCAGATGGAAGACGCAGTTCGCGCCCTTCACCGCGCCTTTCAGCTTTCCGGAACCTGA